The DNA segment TGCTGGCGGCGCCGTCGAATCGGTGCTGCTTGTTGTGGTCTGCCTTGTGTTGACCAACTTATTGTTGGTTTTGGTGGTCACGAATGTTTCGCGTTCATCGATTTTCTCAAGTTGCGCTGGTGGCTCCGTTGTGGTTATGGTTGTTGTTAATTGATTTTGCATGGTGAGCGTCACTGTAGTGGCGGCGGTGGTTGCGTTGCCTTTACTTTTCGTATTCGTCTCTAGCGGACTGGAGCTGCGTCGTATTTCCGTTGAGATCACTTTGTCCTCTATTAACTTGGCATGCTCATTGACGCTTAGTAAACTAATAGCTTCTATGCAGCTTTCGCGACGCACTTTGACGAAATCTTCCATGCCTGTGTAGGAAACAAGAAGGTGTCGTTCAATTTCGACATTATCAAGCTCATTTGGTGGTGTGAAATTTGTGTTACCATTGGGTGGAGCGGGTGGATTGCCGGTTTCAGGTGGGGAAGCACGTCTTTTAATTTTGGGTTtaggttgttgctgttgttgctgcgcaGCTACAGCCTTTTGCAGCGCCTGTTGCAACAGTTTGGGGTTAGTGACGACTTGGTTGGCACGCTCCTGATTGGTCGGCACTTCCGCACGCATGACAGCAGCGGCTTGTGGTATTGCTTGCCGCAATGAGCAGGTTACGCTGCCATTAGTGGTAGGTGATGCTAGCATTACGGAACTTTCGTCCATAAAACGCAAATCGGAATGATTGGTGAGTAGGTTGTAGGTCATATTTAGTTCGCTGTTACTGCTGTTGCCGCCCAAAGGCCGGTCCGAATAGTCAGAAAGAGGTGTGGGACATTGGAATTGCTCGGGTGGTGGTAGTATGGCTTGTACCAAGCACGGTTGTACCTGGTCACGTGGCACTTCGATAGGCGCGATGTCGACCGGTGAAAGCGGTGATTCAACAAGTAATTTTGTAGCGGTACTGGATCGTGACCGTGGTGGCGTAGATTCCGCTCTGAGCTGCTCATCCAGCTGCCGCTCTGTTTCGACAATTTGTGACAGTGTCGTGCAGGATGTACGTTTAGGTCGTTCGCTACTCGCGCTTGTATGTACACTCACCTCTTCTTTGCTTTGTGTACGTATAAGTACACCGCTGCGTGTTGGATTGGGGGATGTGGCGGTAGCCACTGTGGCCATGGCTTCATTGGACTTGGAATTTATGGAGCATTGGGTTAAATTACCTTTACTACGAGTAGCAATGAGTGCGGCCTGTGCGCCGAAAACCAGGCCGATTGATGAACGCTTGCGGAGATTGGCTAGTTTTTGCTGATTTGCCATTTGCTGTGCTTGATTGACTGAACTCTCCTCGTCCGAATCGAATGCCGGACTGCTGGAGCGTTCACTTTTCTCTGTTTCACCAGATCCACCATCGCGTTTACCATTTTCCATTTTACCTTCTGAAATGCGACGCTGCTCGTTAACGCCATCGCCAGCCGTGCCATTTATAGCTTCGGCTTGTGTAAGTGGGTTCATCTGACCCGAGCCACGTTTTGTCGCACCGCTACAGTTGTTACCATCCTTCGTCGTGTTGCCACCGATCTCTACTTgagttttcagtattttttcttctataacACCTATACCGGCTGCATGCCCGGCCATACCAGACATTGCGCCTGCACTTAGCGCCACCATCGATTGCATTTTCCGCTGTTTGGCTTCACTACGTTTCTGCATTTCGTAGGCGGTACGATAAATACCACCATACAAGATAAATAGAACTATGAGCGTTGTCCAATAGTAGCCGATAATAAGCGCCGTATTGAAAACCGGATCCTTAAGGAACTGTACAGCACACTGCCCAGGCAGGAGGTCACGCTTGCCGGTAAAGTGTTCCCAACcgaaaatggaaatgaaaaagaGCAACGCCGGCACAATCCATGTAATGGTGACCATATAAATCACACGTTTTCTAGTACGCCAACTACGATATTTTGCTGCGATCTTCACCGAACAATAACGATCGATGGTTATAAGCAGCACTGTATACTGTGACGCCAAACAGACCGTGTAGTCCACAGAGAGCCAAAGATCACAAAGCAATGGTCCCAAATCCCAGTAGCCCATCAACACGTATATCGTGTAGAAAGGCATTGAAATGGAACCTGCAAGAGAGGAATATAGTTTCAACTGAATTTTACGCCAAACTCAACCACAAACTTACCGATCAGCACATCCGTGGCGGCCAAAGATGCTATAAAATAATTGCTCGGTTGTCGTATATTCCGATCCACGATGAAGGCAAGCAGTACAAGCACATTACCGCCCACCGTCAAGATGATGCAGATCGATAGACACAGCGCGATCAGTATGCTCTGCCAGAGCGCAAAAGGTGGCAGTACTTGCGAGGGCGTGGGACCGCGTGTAGTCACATTCGTAAAATCTTCCAAGAGGCTATAGTTCAGACTGCGGTTGGTATAGGTTGCCAGCATATCCATATCGATATTAGCATTCCAAATGTTGAGTTCACCGTTCTCGCCAATGAAAGGATGGTACAATTGCGCGGCTTCCAGCAGACGCTTACATTCCGTATGCTCGACGAAGCGATTGAAAATggatttgcaaatattttcacgCTCCTTTTTCTGTCGCCTGCCGTAGTTTGAAGTTTCGTTACAGGAGTTCAATTAATGTATGTTAAAGTAAGGAATTGCGTACTCACCATTGCGTTATGAAATCCGGCTTGATGGAGTAAATGGGATCCGTTTTATTGCTGGTGCTGCCAATCTCCAGCGTGGACAGTTCAATGTCTGCATATTCATTATGTGTGGGCGTTGTCATTTTGTTCTTCGCTATATGCAACGCCAAAAGATTGTGACCAGTGTGGTCGTTGTATGTTTGGTATTTATAGTCCAGTCACTTTTCGATGTTTGCCAAAAGCTGCACTTAAAGTGATTTTCGGTAGTAACAGTATTAGCACTGTAACCGCAAAGTGCTGGTCAGCAAGGACATCCACTTCGGCATTATGGCTTCGAAATCTGCAATGCAAAAGAACCATCGGTGAATTTTACTACTCAGCTACTCTTGCGTTGCTATGAATTGTGTATTTGTTAAGAATATGGCTTGTGAAAACTAGTATTACCCTTTATTTTAAGTTCACTCACAAATTGTGTTGACAAATTGGTTTTATGTtgcataataatttaatttggctAGCAGATACGACGCAACAAGTAAGCGACAACAGCATGTCAATTTTCAACTGGCGCATGTTacttatttgttgaaatattctGCCATAAACTAAATTATTCCACTATGTCTTTGCATATACCATCAGCCTCGAGGCATTGTATACTGATGTATAATATACAAGAATGTCCAGTATTTGTGTCGCATGCCACTAtctgtcaaaatatttttattgttccaCATGCTCATAAAATGTCTCGTTATGAAATTTATGTAACACCtgattttttctgaatttagaTCTCCTGTCATATCTTATAATGATTCGTACTTTTATTTTGTACCTAGATTCACACCTCCTTGCTTCTTAGTAAGATTTAAAGAGTTCATTGTGATTTGATTTTCTGCCACCGTATACTATTTTATAAACTAAAGTATCAGTTGAGAAATTAGAAAAAGCTAAATTCGCATAGTTGTAGTattatcgaccagattttatctattaattattatcatgccacatactaagaAATGTTCCCTGGATtttattaaggtacctcacatacaatcacaaaTCATGTTCGGATTGTTCGAAAATGCTATTAATAGTTACATATATGGGCCTAGGTCAAATTTTCGCCCAATTCTATTTTTTTAGGCATAACGATGTACAGTTATAagtaaaacatgttctgtaattataccctgaacagggtatattaagtttgtcacgaagtttgtaacacccagaaggaagcgtcggagaccctataaattgtatatataaatcaccagtatgttgagctgagtcgatttagccatgtccgtctgtctgtccgtccgtctgtctgtatatatacgaactagtcactcagtttttaagatatcgttttgaaattttgtaaacgtcattttctcttcaagaagctgttcatttgtcgaaactggcgatatcggaccactataacatatagctgccatacaaactgaacgatcggaatcaagggcttgtatggaaaaatttcaaatttggcaagatatattcaagaaattcggtatagattattttctaaggtaacaatgtaatctccgaagaaattgttcagatcggctcactatagcatataaccgCCATATAGTACAAACTGAACGTGCTTGCATGtaaaacttcctcatttaacgaaatatcttaacgaaatttggtatgagttattgttcgtAAAATAATGTAGTATcgcaagaaattgttcagatcggttacctatagcatatagctgccatacaaattgaacgatcggaatcaagggcttgtatggaaaactttcgcatttgacgtggtatcttgacgaaatttgacatggattactacttaaggtaataacataatctccgaaaaaattgttcaaatcggattactatagcatatagcttccatacaaactggacacatagttactaaaagaaatgcacctgtgtagagtatattagcttcggtacagccaaagttaacgttttttcttgttttaattgaGATTACTTAAATATTGACCGGTATATCTAGATTAAAGTCACATGGAAGATCGAGAATGATTATTAGGTACATgggggctcaggaaagtattgaccccaTTCAACTAAGTTTTGCTACACAGAAATACTaatgtcaggaaaggattctgtctgaatttcaattgtatatctcacacttggaccgatattttctgtcaaaagtcaaccatagatactggggttcacatattcggtccAAAGGgattgaacagttttgtttgaatttggacaatttttggtcataaggtgacatactttaatggaattattagtgcaaagttttaggccgcaatatcaattgcttcctGATTTTTATACtggaaagaatcaaatgaaattaaagttGGGAAGTAAGCCATTTTTACattgtgacataggaatatgagacAAATTCCTCGAAATCGTTCGgccgggtcccgagatatgtgatttcaccaaaaataggCGGTACACGCCCATTGTCTAATTTTTATAGCGGCTCCCATAACGCCTTCccataccatctcggaggtaaaatttattgcgcttttaagAATTTTcgacagtaccgttatatggggagtgggagGGGGTATTTTTcgatttcaaacattttcacactgtcggtaggagtttaCCAGAAGTTCAGTagttagagggcggggccactcccacttttcaaaatatttttccctaCATTTACAGTTCATAACTTAtgtaatttagtgcttagttatgacactttataggattTAGTTATAggtgatttgtgggcgtggcaaaggtcagattacgcccatctacgaactcgtaattttttttgtatttagaaactcgcataccaagtttcatcaagatatccgAATTTTTGCtcagttacagcttgtacggacgaacggacggacgaacagacagacacttatccggattttaacttttctcgtcatcctgatcatttatatatctatatcctttatttatctcgcttagttttaggagtataaaaataatttttagtgaaTGAAGGCCATAATAGGTCTTAAAGAAAGTCATAGTAGCTCTGTAAGAGATTGGGTTAGGAAACTAAGTTCCATTTGTTTCGCATATATGAAGAATGCTGTTCGAGTCAGTTCCGGCGTTAGTTGCCGAATATACCGATTAGTATATCTTTGAAGTTTGAAGAAAATCAGactatatataaagtatacatatacatatatgacatactcatatataatttttacaaacatttcaGCCAGTGTGCAATCTGTTACGTAAATTTGTGGCTGTTTGTGCTGCTTACATGTTGTTGTTTCATCCTcaactgtttttgtttataactCTTCAAATTCTGACCTCGATAAGTAATAAATGTTAAAACTTTTCCAGGTAAGCTGAGCATGGTGATTTCCTAAGGTTATGTTAATTAACATACCTGATTTACCACAGAGTTCATGTTTACAAGCATGGTGCTATACGTATGACTTTGTACGCACGTATggacatatacacatacaaatgcagtCAATTGGCTACTCGCTTAGGGCGCTCAATTTGTTGTGCATGAACAGTTACTGCTACAAGTCGACATCCATCGttagtcgaaattgagttgcagCAAATACTAACAACCTCGCTGTGTTGCAAGAGTGTGAGTTGCAGCAAAATGCACAGCAGCCAACATATGCACCTGTATTCGAAAGCAAATGTTTGGGCGTGTGGTTCAGTTATAATGCAATTTCCAAGTTTTCACTGTGACAGGTAATACTCTTCAGAGACATGGTGcaaagtgaaaattatttggGTTGCGGTAATGttcaaactacatacatacatatatagagataCTCTTTAGATACTGACAGCTGAGAgggttttggaaaaattctcacAACCATCGTTTAGGAGTTTACGTTCTTTCCACAGTTCAGTGCAGCCAATATGTTTGAACAGCTGGTTGTAatgtgttcgattcgccaccCTTAAGCACTTGGTTTCTTGaagacaaatatattttattgagatAATATTTTCGTATCACTAATTATATAACtgatacaaatatacaaaaaatatatataaattctaaGCAAAAATCCTTGGATTGTATAACAATTTTAAAGCAAGTATTCTGAcccatatttgttaaaaaatgtctTTTGACTGAGTTctgtaaaaaaaacacactGTTCACAAAATTCTATATtcgcaatacatacatacatacaagttagTAAATAGTTAGCCGACCGTAGAGAGCTGGGATTTAACATAGTTAGCGACAACCCCTCAAGCAGCACAGCACCGTTAAAAACAATTGCACCTCAGTGCATTACCGGCAAAAGTTGCTGATTTGTAGCTTATCACGCCAAGTGTGATGAATGAAGTTATATCTTAATTCTGCCACCTCTCATCGTTGGTGTTAGTGAAATTACTTTGCACGTGAAATCCCAACACGAAGGTAATAGGATTGACGTACGTAAGTATGTGTTGTTGTGCAAAAACATTGGAAACATTGCAATTCACTACTGGCCAAATTGACGATTGGCGTTGGCGGCTGATGACTGATGGCTGCCGGTTGATGAGCAAATCTGTTGCTTCACTTGTGCCTCACTCTAGTATGCTGGTAATGCAATTGCAAAGGAAATTGCAATGCTTACTGATGCAAGGCAAATAAATGTTTGTGGAAGTGagcaataatttcttttacCATACCACCACAATTACATACACAAGTGTGagcatttaaaattcaattttgtttgaGAAAATCTAATTGTGATTTCTCGGAAAATTACTGCAGTAGAATTCTCCTTTGGGTTACCGAAAAGTTACACTCTGCTTTATTGTCTCTTCCACTCACCTTCACCTTGTGTTCAAGTTCTTAGTGAAATGGAGTTAAATCAGAGAAAATCAATTATATTTTCGGCATTTCACTTCGGAAATCACTAAAGCGGAATAATCGATTTGTGGTGGAAAATGTAATTGACATTCTCCTTGGCAAGAAGGAGCAAATTCAGTGGATTTAtattttgagtcaattaaagacattaaacgtgaatcgctacgcgcattgaaaaCAATTCcggaattaaattaattttcaaacctCCTCTTCATTCCGGTCAGAATAGTGGGATTCTATAAGTTATTACGAAAGTTTCTGCATAATCCTCAAATTGAACTGAAtctaaaatttgcattaaactAGTCAACAAGCATCGGATAGCAGAGTAAAAACGAGTTAAAACCAAACCGGGCCAAGGCCACTCAAAAATCAAGGAAATGCTCAttggttttttcgatattcgcgGTTTGGCGCATCaagaatttgttccggagggacagacggtcaatgaGAAGTTCTGTTTGGCCGCATCGAAGGCAGTAAGAACAtacgtcgaaaacggccggaaatGTGGAAAAACCTTTCATGGATTTTTCACGgcaataatgcaccatcgcatcaagCCACGATTGTGACGAAATTTAAAGCcgaaaacgcaataaataccattgatcaaccaccgtattcaacaGGTTTGGCTcggtgtgattttttcttattccccAAACTGGAATTTCCGCTGCGTTGCACCCGTTTTCAGTGATCCAGCAATTGTATactatttttacttttcaaactgaattaaaatccaattttatcaaattttttttctagtttagTTGAGCttagttttttcttaaattagtttagtttagtgttacgtatatatttataaatggtCAGGATGACAAGACGAGCTGAATTCTAAGCTGGTTTCTGTTCGTTCATCTATTATAATATAATGAAACTAGGTATACGTGTTATTTGGCACCCAATAGGGATTGGTATTGGAATTGGGCGAAATCGTTCAATTCCCACAAAATGTCGTTAATCGAAATTTTGGAACCCAAGTTCCAATTACGAAAACAACGTTCAATCTGTGAGGAATATTAGTAAAATTTGGATAAGTGACATGGTTATGAAATGTTCGATTAACCCGAACTTAATCTTTGCTATCAAAACCTATTCTAAATTGTACTCTGAATTGACGTGAAGGATGTTAATTTGAGAACAGAT comes from the Bactrocera neohumeralis isolate Rockhampton chromosome 2, APGP_CSIRO_Bneo_wtdbg2-racon-allhic-juicebox.fasta_v2, whole genome shotgun sequence genome and includes:
- the LOC126768033 gene encoding probable muscarinic acetylcholine receptor gar-1 isoform X1, with the protein product MTTPTHNEYADIELSTLEIGSTSNKTDPIYSIKPDFITQWRQKKERENICKSIFNRFVEHTECKRLLEAAQLYHPFIGENGELNIWNANIDMDMLATYTNRSLNYSLLEDFTNVTTRGPTPSQVLPPFALWQSILIALCLSICIILTVGGNVLVLLAFIVDRNIRQPSNYFIASLAATDVLIGSISMPFYTIYVLMGYWDLGPLLCDLWLSVDYTVCLASQYTVLLITIDRYCSVKIAAKYRSWRTRKRVIYMVTITWIVPALLFFISIFGWEHFTGKRDLLPGQCAVQFLKDPVFNTALIIGYYWTTLIVLFILYGGIYRTAYEMQKRSEAKQRKMQSMVALSAGAMSGMAGHAAGIGVIEEKILKTQVEIGGNTTKDGNNCSGATKRGSGQMNPLTQAEAINGTAGDGVNEQRRISEGKMENGKRDGGSGETEKSERSSSPAFDSDEESSVNQAQQMANQQKLANLRKRSSIGLVFGAQAALIATRSKGNLTQCSINSKSNEAMATVATATSPNPTRSGVLIRTQSKEEVSVHTSASSERPKRTSCTTLSQIVETERQLDEQLRAESTPPRSRSSTATKLLVESPLSPVDIAPIEVPRDQVQPCLVQAILPPPEQFQCPTPLSDYSDRPLGGNSSNSELNMTYNLLTNHSDLRFMDESSVMLASPTTNGSVTCSLRQAIPQAAAVMRAEVPTNQERANQVVTNPKLLQQALQKAVAAQQQQQQPKPKIKRRASPPETGNPPAPPNGNTNFTPPNELDNVEIERHLLVSYTGMEDFVKVRRESCIEAISLLSVNEHAKLIEDKVISTEIRRSSSPLETNTKSKGNATTAATTVTLTMQNQLTTTITTTEPPAQLEKIDERETFVTTKTNNKLVNTRQTTTSSTDSTAPPATSTAQIDNTTCTGYVSGAGISTTGGSSSSTSNTNNKPSSIKSQREASGEAASRNSSKRAFMQSIGKHFKSKKKIPLLVGGGRQKSKSENRARKAFRTISFILGCFVACWTPYHVLALVEGFCRNPPCTNEHLYMFSYFLCYANSPMNPFCYALANQQFKKTFTRILKGDFHMT
- the LOC126768033 gene encoding probable muscarinic acetylcholine receptor gar-1 isoform X2 encodes the protein MTTPTHNEYADIELSTLEIGSTSNKTDPIYSIKPDFITQWRQKKERENICKSIFNRFVEHTECKRLLEAAQLYHPFIGENGELNIWNANIDMDMLATYTNRSLNYSLLEDFTNVTTRGPTPSQVLPPFALWQSILIALCLSICIILTVGGNVLVLLAFIVDRNIRQPSNYFIASLAATDVLIGSISMPFYTIYVLMGYWDLGPLLCDLWLSVDYTVCLASQYTVLLITIDRYCSVKIAAKYRSWRTRKRVIYMVTITWIVPALLFFISIFGWEHFTGKRDLLPGQCAVQFLKDPVFNTALIIGYYWTTLIVLFILYGGIYRTAYEMQKRSEAKQRKMQSMVALSAGAMSGMAGHAAGIGVIEEKILKTQVEIGGNTTKDGNNCSGATKRGSGQMNPLTQAEAINGTAGDGVNEQRRISEGKMENGKRDGGSGETEKSERSSSPAFDSDEESSVNQAQQMANQQKLANLRKRSSIGLVFGAQAALIATRSKGNLTQCSINSKSNEAMATVATATSPNPTRSGVLIRTQSKEEVSVHTSASSERPKRTSCTTLSQIVETERQLDEQLRAESTPPRSRSSTATKLLVESPLSPVDIAPIEVPRDQVQPCLVQAILPPPEQFQCPTPLSDYSDRPLGGNSSNSELNMTYNLLTNHSDLRFMDESSVMLASPTTNGSVTCSLRQAIPQAAAVMRAEVPTNQERANQVVTNPKLLQQALQKAVAAQQQQQQPKPKIKRRASPPETGNPPAPPNGMEDFVKVRRESCIEAISLLSVNEHAKLIEDKVISTEIRRSSSPLETNTKSKGNATTAATTVTLTMQNQLTTTITTTEPPAQLEKIDERETFVTTKTNNKLVNTRQTTTSSTDSTAPPATSTAQIDNTTCTGYVSGAGISTTGGSSSSTSNTNNKPSSIKSQREASGEAASRNSSKRAFMQSIGKHFKSKKKIPLLVGGGRQKSKSENRARKAFRTISFILGCFVACWTPYHVLALVEGFCRNPPCTNEHLYMFSYFLCYANSPMNPFCYALANQQFKKTFTRILKGDFHMT